A section of the Marinoscillum sp. 108 genome encodes:
- a CDS encoding DUF4175 family protein: MSVDLLKNNLDRFKRKYFVNKILKGSLVSGVLFGSILLIISLLEGYFWFSETIRLMLFSLFVLLIGYCLLFQVLAPLLSLVRLRKGISDHQAAHEIGRYFPEIQDKLVNYLQLSELSNSESSLLAAALHQKTNELTIFSFKEAINFRVNLKYFYYLSAVAVFILLVSFINPNLFIDSTTRIIHFNQPYEKPAPFTFHVLSDLVGFQNDNYELKVALKGNSLPEEVYLVENGRRFRMSANGEELKFNFPALSKDKQFRLEAAGYFSPRYEIKVYPRPEIRDLNIQIKYPKYTGLSDQKTSNVGSLIVPEGSQLHFTLKSSDADKVFFITESDSTSMTSTGDQTYALSRTALNSFNYELALRNNHARNKSKIAYEIAVTKDQAPEIEANFFPDTVTYQSLLITGSIMDDYGFNQLNLHYKRANADSYRRIPISYDRSLNSQQFIYQWNFDSLQLEDREYLTVYVSVGDNDAINGTKFGYSARFTLRMPSNEEIKSLIESKSENSQNELEKSLQNSEALNKQLKELESRLKNKKEIGWQDQKMLEQLIRDKKKLEKDIEELKLKHQQLLESQKEFGKQSKKLQEKSEQLQNLINEVLDEETKKLYDELQKLLKEESNSEEVLKQLSKIQNKEQNLEKELERALELFKRMKLETQLEQAAQELKELGEKQEKLGEKTQSKPSDENAESLNEQEEINKAFEEIQKDLEEAEELNEELKSPEPLDDLNKDREEISEKLDEIKDQLSPDEPSESEEENEQGERPENEQNNKERMNSTGQKMKNAGQKMKAAAQKLEDMQAGAEMVMMQENLDNLRDILDNLIKLSFEQERILKDIQEVEQVDPRFIELSQEQLKLMANIEVIEDSLLSLASRVAQISNFVTREVSEINRNLETAMFELRERNKGKATSNQQYAMTSMNNLALLLDDVLSQMQMSMAEAMGKPQSKGQQKQSMPSMSEMQKQLSEQIQQLKQSGKSGRQLSEELARLAAEQEQLRQAMEEMQKNLAGQPGKEGEDGKDGIGNKLKEAIQKMEENETDLVNKRITQQLINRQQDIITRMLEAEESMREQQKSPEREGETASDITRNIPPAVEEYLKARRQEIDLLKTIPLDLNPFYKKEVNDYFRRLSGQQHE, encoded by the coding sequence ATGTCTGTAGACCTTCTTAAGAATAATTTAGACAGATTTAAGCGGAAGTATTTTGTGAACAAGATCCTCAAGGGTTCGCTTGTCTCTGGCGTGCTTTTCGGGTCTATCCTTTTGATTATCAGTTTATTAGAGGGGTATTTTTGGTTTAGTGAAACCATCCGCCTCATGCTGTTTTCCCTTTTTGTTCTCTTAATCGGCTACTGTCTTCTGTTTCAGGTTCTTGCACCATTACTTTCACTGGTAAGGCTCCGAAAAGGAATAAGTGATCACCAGGCCGCGCACGAGATTGGAAGGTACTTCCCCGAAATCCAGGATAAACTCGTCAACTACCTCCAGCTCTCAGAGCTTTCCAATTCAGAATCCTCACTACTTGCCGCCGCCCTTCATCAAAAAACCAACGAACTCACTATTTTCTCCTTCAAGGAGGCCATCAACTTCAGAGTCAACCTGAAGTACTTCTACTACTTATCTGCTGTCGCTGTTTTTATTCTGCTCGTGTCGTTTATTAATCCCAACCTCTTCATTGACAGCACTACACGCATTATACATTTCAATCAGCCCTATGAGAAGCCGGCGCCATTCACCTTTCATGTGTTGAGTGATTTGGTTGGTTTCCAAAATGACAATTACGAACTAAAAGTAGCCCTTAAGGGCAATAGCTTACCCGAAGAGGTCTATCTGGTGGAAAATGGGCGCAGGTTTAGAATGTCTGCAAACGGTGAAGAGCTAAAGTTCAATTTTCCTGCTCTTTCGAAGGATAAGCAATTCAGACTAGAGGCCGCAGGGTACTTTTCTCCCCGGTATGAAATAAAAGTATATCCACGGCCGGAAATACGCGACTTGAACATTCAAATCAAGTATCCTAAATACACCGGCCTCAGTGATCAAAAAACCTCCAATGTTGGTAGCCTCATCGTGCCAGAGGGCAGTCAATTGCACTTTACTTTGAAATCATCAGATGCTGATAAGGTATTCTTCATTACTGAAAGTGACTCCACCAGCATGACATCCACTGGCGATCAGACGTATGCGCTTAGCCGCACTGCGCTGAATTCTTTCAATTATGAACTGGCCCTCAGGAATAACCACGCTCGAAATAAATCAAAAATTGCATACGAAATAGCCGTCACCAAAGACCAGGCTCCTGAAATTGAAGCCAATTTCTTTCCCGACACTGTAACCTACCAATCCCTGCTGATCACCGGTAGCATCATGGATGACTATGGTTTCAACCAACTCAATTTGCATTACAAACGTGCAAATGCTGACTCCTATCGCAGAATTCCGATATCCTATGACCGATCATTGAATAGTCAGCAGTTTATTTACCAGTGGAATTTTGACAGTTTACAGCTGGAGGATAGAGAGTATTTAACAGTCTATGTGAGTGTTGGTGACAATGATGCCATTAATGGGACCAAATTTGGTTATTCGGCACGTTTCACCTTGAGAATGCCCAGCAATGAGGAGATCAAGTCACTGATCGAAAGTAAAAGTGAGAATTCGCAAAATGAGCTGGAGAAGTCCCTTCAGAACTCAGAAGCATTGAATAAACAGCTCAAGGAACTGGAATCACGACTGAAAAACAAAAAAGAGATCGGCTGGCAGGATCAAAAAATGCTCGAACAGTTGATCCGGGACAAAAAGAAGCTGGAAAAAGACATTGAAGAGCTCAAACTCAAACATCAACAGCTTCTTGAAAGTCAGAAGGAATTTGGCAAACAAAGTAAGAAACTCCAGGAAAAGTCTGAGCAGCTGCAGAACCTTATCAACGAGGTGCTTGATGAAGAAACCAAGAAGCTCTACGATGAGCTTCAGAAACTCCTGAAAGAGGAAAGCAATTCAGAAGAAGTTCTTAAGCAATTGTCCAAAATTCAAAACAAAGAGCAAAACCTGGAAAAAGAGCTTGAAAGGGCCCTCGAGCTCTTTAAGCGAATGAAACTTGAAACTCAGCTGGAGCAGGCTGCGCAGGAACTCAAGGAACTGGGTGAAAAGCAGGAAAAGCTTGGTGAGAAAACGCAAAGCAAACCCTCAGACGAAAACGCAGAAAGTCTCAATGAGCAAGAGGAGATCAATAAAGCATTTGAGGAAATCCAGAAAGACCTGGAAGAAGCCGAGGAACTCAATGAGGAACTCAAAAGCCCTGAGCCTCTGGATGACCTCAATAAGGATCGGGAAGAGATCTCTGAAAAGCTGGATGAAATCAAGGATCAACTGAGTCCTGATGAACCATCAGAGTCTGAAGAAGAAAATGAACAAGGCGAGCGTCCGGAAAATGAGCAGAACAATAAGGAGAGGATGAACAGCACCGGACAAAAAATGAAGAATGCCGGGCAAAAGATGAAGGCCGCCGCTCAAAAGCTGGAAGATATGCAAGCTGGGGCCGAAATGGTCATGATGCAGGAGAACCTGGACAACCTACGGGACATTCTGGACAACCTGATCAAACTCTCTTTCGAACAGGAACGAATTCTCAAAGATATTCAGGAAGTGGAGCAAGTAGATCCCCGATTCATTGAACTCTCTCAGGAACAACTAAAGCTGATGGCCAATATTGAAGTCATTGAAGACAGTCTGCTTTCGTTGGCCAGCAGGGTCGCGCAAATCAGTAATTTCGTGACACGGGAGGTGAGCGAAATCAATCGAAACCTGGAAACAGCCATGTTTGAGCTTCGCGAAAGAAATAAGGGCAAGGCGACCAGCAATCAACAGTATGCCATGACTTCCATGAACAACCTTGCCCTCCTACTCGACGATGTACTCAGCCAGATGCAGATGTCAATGGCTGAAGCCATGGGAAAACCTCAAAGCAAGGGCCAGCAAAAGCAGTCCATGCCCAGCATGTCCGAAATGCAAAAACAGCTCAGCGAGCAAATTCAACAATTAAAACAAAGCGGGAAATCCGGAAGACAACTATCTGAAGAACTGGCACGACTTGCTGCCGAACAGGAGCAATTGAGGCAAGCCATGGAAGAAATGCAGAAAAACCTCGCCGGTCAACCAGGTAAAGAAGGAGAAGACGGGAAAGATGGAATCGGGAACAAATTGAAAGAAGCCATTCAAAAAATGGAAGAAAACGAAACCGATCTGGTTAATAAAAGAATTACCCAACAATTGATCAATCGACAGCAGGATATCATCACTCGCATGCTCGAAGCAGAGGAGTCCATGAGAGAGCAGCAAAAGTCTCCTGAAAGAGAGGGTGAAACCGCATCTGATATTACACGTAATATCCCTCCTGCCGTAGAAGAGTATTTAAAAGCTCGCAGACAAGAAATAGATTTGTTAAAAACAATTCCTTTAGATTTAAATCCTTTTTATAAAAAGGAAGTAAACGATTACTTTAGACGTTTAAGTGGACAACAGCACGAATGA
- a CDS encoding ComF family protein has protein sequence MKSKFVYEPKVLGVVAYLHFNKGGVAQKLVHELKYRGQQEVGIMLGEWYGYDLIKSNWPVDMIIPVPIHKSKLRKRGYNQADCFAEGLSSSMEIPVRTDLVERKKSTMSQTRKSKVERWQNVNEIYRVTNSAELQGKNLLVVDDVLTTGATLGELVVALSEGGAAGIYIATIAAGK, from the coding sequence TTGAAATCAAAGTTTGTTTATGAGCCCAAGGTATTGGGTGTGGTGGCCTATTTGCATTTCAATAAAGGAGGTGTGGCACAGAAACTTGTGCACGAACTGAAATACAGAGGACAGCAGGAGGTGGGCATCATGTTGGGAGAGTGGTATGGATATGATTTGATCAAGTCGAATTGGCCAGTGGACATGATCATTCCAGTACCCATACATAAATCAAAGCTGAGAAAACGAGGATATAATCAGGCAGATTGCTTTGCGGAAGGTTTATCCAGCAGTATGGAAATCCCGGTAAGAACGGACCTGGTGGAGCGAAAGAAAAGCACGATGAGTCAGACGCGCAAATCCAAAGTGGAGCGATGGCAAAATGTGAATGAAATATACCGAGTGACGAATTCAGCAGAATTACAAGGCAAGAATCTGCTGGTAGTGGATGATGTACTCACCACAGGGGCTACACTGGGGGAATTGGTTGTAGCCTTGTCGGAAGGCGGAGCAGCTGGGATCTATATCGCTACCATAGCCGCTGGGAAATAA
- the gldJ gene encoding gliding motility lipoprotein GldJ, with translation MKKFVSVVAGSGSVLAMAIVLSSCGSGTPTSTNPGAISKTTGLEFNEEGGFQVNDFSGQPEGPNLIFIEGGRTVLGTFEEDVLNTNDHVERAVTVASFYMDETEVANINWLEYEFYIKQDSDEYYWKNNLPDTTVWAKDLAYNDPYVDHYYRYPGFRYFPVVGVNWRQAVNYCKWRTTVVNVSLAERAGLYDDLGGGGGDAAFAGAEGEPAAAGAFPRIPLESGVVLPNYRLPTEAEWEYAAQALIGTQWLDENQTHRRLYPWDGHALRNPYGKSMGYFLANFKRGKGDYAGIAGKLNDGAMIPTYVYDYPPNDFGLYNMAGNVNEWVQDVYRPLSYQDMEDMNPVRRDGTLDAESGYDGAYNFIGNETTYTEEEWLSKTGLQKSYNSDNPPMKRLRVYKGGSWADVAYWMSPGTRRFLFEDSATSTIGFRCAMIRAGTNY, from the coding sequence ATGAAAAAGTTTGTGAGTGTTGTTGCTGGCTCAGGTTCTGTGTTAGCAATGGCTATAGTCCTGAGCTCCTGTGGTTCAGGAACCCCCACGAGTACCAATCCCGGGGCTATTAGTAAGACTACAGGATTGGAGTTTAACGAAGAAGGGGGATTTCAGGTCAATGATTTCAGTGGACAGCCAGAAGGACCAAACCTTATTTTTATAGAAGGTGGTAGAACTGTCCTCGGAACCTTCGAGGAAGATGTTCTCAATACCAATGATCATGTGGAAAGAGCCGTTACGGTTGCTTCATTCTATATGGATGAAACTGAGGTGGCGAACATCAACTGGTTGGAGTACGAATTTTACATCAAGCAGGACTCTGACGAGTACTATTGGAAAAACAACCTTCCAGACACTACTGTCTGGGCAAAGGATCTTGCTTACAATGATCCTTATGTGGATCACTATTACAGATACCCAGGTTTCAGGTATTTCCCCGTAGTGGGCGTAAACTGGAGACAGGCTGTGAACTACTGCAAATGGAGAACAACTGTGGTGAACGTATCACTTGCCGAAAGAGCCGGACTCTATGATGATCTTGGTGGAGGTGGCGGAGACGCTGCATTCGCAGGAGCTGAAGGTGAGCCTGCTGCTGCCGGAGCTTTCCCGAGAATTCCTCTGGAATCAGGTGTGGTACTTCCAAACTATCGCCTCCCTACTGAAGCAGAATGGGAATATGCTGCCCAAGCACTCATCGGTACCCAGTGGTTGGATGAAAACCAGACACACAGAAGACTTTATCCTTGGGATGGTCATGCGCTTAGAAATCCATACGGAAAAAGCATGGGTTACTTTCTGGCCAACTTTAAAAGAGGAAAAGGTGATTATGCAGGTATAGCCGGAAAGCTAAACGACGGAGCAATGATTCCTACCTATGTATATGATTATCCTCCAAATGATTTTGGTCTTTACAACATGGCAGGAAACGTAAACGAATGGGTACAGGATGTTTACAGACCGCTATCTTACCAGGACATGGAAGACATGAACCCTGTGAGAAGAGACGGAACATTGGATGCTGAGTCTGGTTATGATGGGGCTTACAATTTCATAGGAAACGAAACCACTTACACTGAGGAAGAGTGGTTAAGCAAAACCGGATTGCAGAAATCATACAATTCTGACAACCCTCCAATGAAGAGACTAAGAGTATATAAAGGTGGATCCTGGGCTGATGTGGCCTACTGGATGTCACCAGGAACACGTCGCTTCTTGTTTGAGGATTCAGCTACCTCTACCATTGGGTTTAGGTGTGCGATGATTCGGGCAGGAACGAATTACTAA
- the mfd gene encoding transcription-repair coupling factor has product MEAKEILNFYTRSELIKSISEAVSTQKTIRLKGMAGSYDALVGAATSSINQKTNIYILHDKEEAAYFINDLRNFIAEDHLLLFPSSYKKPYQFEETENANILQRAEVLNRINSNKNKGLQIVTYPDALYEKVINKRSLLENTFKASVGEKVDVEFLTELLSSYDFERSDFVYEAGQFSVRGGIIDVFSFAHDYPYRLELFGDEIESIREFDPESQLSTHSLKEVTLIPNVQTKLLKEERQPFFDFIPKDSIIWMKDYRETLDLVEKGFNKAVESFQGIMKSGGYTQVVFSPEDLFDSEKTFSKLLDNYNRVEFGHRFYLKPDREFDLGIKPQPHFHKNFNLLAEDLFSFQLKNYEKVITAESPKQLERLETIFLEINSDLTFNGVGASLKEGFIDDHHEFVCYTDHQIFDRFHQYRAKEKFSKSKSLTLRELKTLQAGDYVVHIDYGVGRFAGLDTVDVGGNKQEVLRLVYRDDDLLYVSIHSLHKISKYSSKDSTAPSINKLGTQDWENKKKKVKKKVKDIAKDLIELYAKRKAAPGFAYPGDDYLQAELESSFLYQDTPDQALSTADVKKDMEQNHPMDRLVCGDVGFGKTEIAVRAAFKAVNSGKQVAVLVPTTILAMQHYHTFSGRLEDFPVTVDYINRFKSTKEINDIKKKLKAGQIDILIGTHRIVNKDMDFKDLGLMIIDEEQKFGVKVKERLKEMRVNVDALTLTATPIPRTLHFSLMGARDLSIISTPPPNRRPVTTEIHEFDEEIIRDAVSHELRRGGQVFLVHNRVSDIEHIGNIVYRLVPEARIGIAHGQMDGKQLEKVMLKFINAEYDVLVSTNIIESGLDIPNANTIIINRAHMFGLSDLHQMRGRVGRSNTKAYCFLLTPPTSTLSSDARKRLTTLEEFSELGDGFKVAMRDLDIRGAGNLLGSEQSGFINDMGFEVYHKILDEAVAELKETDFKSLFENEPDRKKLQAIKEDCIIETDLEILIPDQYVSNISERLNLYSRVDSIRSEEELTEFVTSLKDRFGPLPEQVKNLITSIEVRWNAIGLGFEKVTVKNETMKCVVSENKDESYFQSDLFGHVLSFIQSQPRRCSMKDHKKKLIISIKDVTDINEALQVLNHMKSPVIA; this is encoded by the coding sequence GTGGAAGCCAAGGAGATTTTAAATTTTTATACCCGTAGTGAACTGATCAAGAGTATCTCTGAAGCGGTCAGTACTCAAAAAACGATTCGACTAAAAGGAATGGCCGGAAGCTACGATGCCCTCGTTGGTGCAGCTACTTCGTCCATCAATCAGAAAACCAATATTTACATCCTCCATGATAAAGAGGAAGCCGCCTATTTCATCAACGATCTGAGAAATTTTATTGCAGAGGATCACCTACTCCTATTTCCCAGTTCCTATAAAAAGCCCTATCAGTTTGAAGAAACGGAGAATGCGAACATTCTCCAAAGGGCCGAAGTACTGAATCGAATTAATTCCAATAAAAATAAAGGACTACAGATAGTCACCTATCCTGATGCCCTTTATGAAAAGGTGATCAATAAGCGATCACTTTTAGAAAATACCTTCAAAGCATCCGTTGGAGAAAAAGTAGATGTGGAATTTCTGACGGAACTCCTTTCGAGCTACGATTTTGAACGAAGCGACTTTGTATATGAAGCTGGTCAATTCTCTGTTCGTGGGGGTATTATTGATGTCTTTTCCTTTGCCCACGACTACCCCTATCGCCTGGAGCTTTTCGGAGATGAAATAGAAAGTATCCGGGAGTTTGACCCGGAAAGCCAGCTATCGACCCACAGCCTGAAGGAGGTCACGCTGATCCCCAACGTACAAACCAAATTGCTAAAAGAAGAGCGACAACCATTTTTCGACTTCATTCCAAAGGATTCAATCATCTGGATGAAGGACTACCGGGAAACCCTTGATCTGGTGGAAAAGGGATTCAACAAAGCCGTCGAATCATTTCAGGGAATCATGAAATCCGGAGGTTATACCCAGGTGGTTTTCAGCCCGGAGGATCTCTTTGATTCGGAAAAGACTTTCAGCAAACTGTTGGACAATTATAATCGGGTAGAATTCGGCCATCGTTTCTACCTGAAACCCGATAGGGAATTTGACCTTGGAATAAAGCCACAGCCCCACTTTCACAAAAACTTTAACCTGCTGGCCGAGGATCTTTTTTCTTTTCAGCTCAAAAATTATGAAAAGGTCATCACTGCAGAATCACCCAAGCAACTAGAACGGCTGGAAACCATTTTTCTTGAAATTAACAGTGACCTGACGTTTAATGGTGTGGGGGCCTCATTGAAAGAGGGCTTTATTGATGATCACCATGAGTTTGTCTGCTATACAGATCATCAAATCTTTGATCGTTTCCATCAGTATCGGGCGAAGGAAAAGTTTTCTAAAAGCAAATCCCTTACACTCAGAGAGTTGAAGACTCTTCAGGCCGGAGACTATGTGGTCCACATCGACTATGGGGTCGGCCGGTTTGCGGGCCTGGATACTGTGGATGTAGGTGGAAATAAGCAGGAAGTCTTACGACTGGTCTACAGAGATGATGACTTGCTTTATGTGAGTATTCACTCTCTTCACAAAATCTCCAAATACTCCAGCAAAGACAGTACGGCCCCTTCCATTAACAAACTGGGCACTCAGGACTGGGAAAACAAGAAAAAGAAAGTCAAAAAGAAGGTCAAGGATATCGCCAAGGACCTCATTGAACTTTATGCCAAACGAAAAGCCGCTCCCGGGTTTGCTTATCCTGGCGATGATTACCTACAAGCAGAATTAGAATCCTCGTTTTTATACCAGGACACCCCTGATCAGGCCCTTTCCACGGCAGATGTGAAAAAAGACATGGAGCAAAACCACCCCATGGACCGTCTGGTTTGTGGGGACGTTGGGTTCGGAAAAACGGAGATTGCTGTTCGGGCCGCCTTCAAGGCTGTCAATTCCGGAAAACAAGTGGCCGTGCTGGTGCCAACCACCATCCTTGCCATGCAGCACTATCATACCTTTTCCGGTCGGTTGGAAGATTTCCCTGTGACGGTGGATTATATCAATCGATTCAAGAGTACCAAAGAAATCAATGACATCAAGAAAAAACTGAAAGCAGGTCAAATTGATATTCTGATTGGAACCCATCGGATCGTGAATAAAGACATGGACTTCAAAGATCTGGGGCTTATGATTATTGACGAAGAGCAGAAGTTTGGGGTGAAAGTGAAGGAGCGACTAAAAGAGATGCGCGTGAATGTGGATGCACTTACCCTGACAGCCACACCTATTCCCAGAACCCTTCACTTTTCACTGATGGGTGCGCGAGATCTTTCCATTATCTCCACTCCCCCACCCAACAGACGACCTGTTACTACTGAAATCCATGAATTTGATGAAGAAATCATTCGTGATGCGGTGAGTCACGAGCTGCGCAGGGGCGGGCAGGTGTTTCTGGTACACAACCGGGTAAGTGACATTGAACACATTGGCAACATCGTATATCGCCTGGTACCTGAAGCCCGCATTGGGATCGCCCATGGCCAAATGGACGGTAAGCAGCTCGAAAAGGTCATGCTTAAATTCATCAATGCAGAGTATGATGTGCTGGTTTCCACCAATATCATCGAATCGGGATTGGATATCCCCAATGCGAATACCATTATCATCAACCGTGCCCACATGTTCGGCTTATCGGATCTTCATCAGATGCGTGGGCGGGTGGGCCGCTCTAATACGAAAGCTTATTGTTTTTTGCTCACCCCTCCTACCTCCACGCTTTCATCCGATGCGAGAAAGCGCCTGACCACTTTGGAAGAATTTTCAGAATTAGGAGATGGCTTCAAAGTGGCCATGCGGGATCTGGATATCCGAGGGGCAGGAAACCTTCTTGGCAGTGAGCAAAGTGGATTTATCAATGACATGGGGTTTGAGGTTTATCACAAAATACTTGATGAAGCCGTGGCGGAACTGAAGGAAACAGACTTCAAGAGCCTTTTTGAAAATGAACCCGACAGAAAGAAACTACAAGCGATCAAAGAGGACTGCATCATTGAAACCGATTTGGAAATCTTGATTCCAGACCAGTACGTTTCCAACATATCAGAAAGGTTGAATCTCTATTCCAGAGTGGACAGTATTCGGAGCGAAGAGGAGCTTACAGAATTCGTGACCAGCCTGAAAGACAGGTTTGGCCCACTCCCGGAGCAAGTCAAAAACCTCATTACCTCCATTGAGGTACGCTGGAACGCCATTGGTCTCGGTTTTGAGAAAGTCACCGTAAAGAATGAAACCATGAAGTGTGTGGTTTCTGAAAACAAGGACGAATCCTACTTCCAATCAGACCTTTTTGGCCATGTGCTGAGCTTCATCCAGTCCCAACCGCGCAGGTGCAGCATGAAGGATCATAAGAAAAAACTCATCATCAGCATCAAGGATGTGACGGACATAAACGAGGCACTTCAGGTCCTTAATCACATGAAATCTCCTGTGATCGCCTAA
- a CDS encoding S1/P1 nuclease: MKKTILLLLLISFSFQALPWGKTGHRIVGLIAEKHLSKKARKNIEKILKTETLAEVSNHMDFIKSNDAYDHMSPWHYATIPDGMTYDEAGTPEEGDIIQTLNRLIAELKAKQFTDEDEAFALKCLVHLIGDIHQPLHVGNGEDKGGNDVKLEYFWSSSNLHRVWDSGIIDGQDYSYTEYVEWLDHASAEEISAWQSAGILDWAAESVSYRPQIYDLPESKKISYQYDYENLELLNKRLLQAGIRLAGILNEIYG; the protein is encoded by the coding sequence ATGAAAAAGACCATACTCCTACTCCTACTCATTTCATTTTCTTTTCAAGCACTTCCGTGGGGCAAAACGGGACACAGAATAGTTGGTCTCATTGCAGAAAAGCACCTCTCCAAAAAAGCCAGGAAGAACATAGAGAAAATCCTGAAGACTGAGACTTTGGCGGAGGTGAGCAACCACATGGATTTTATCAAATCAAACGATGCGTATGATCACATGTCTCCGTGGCACTATGCCACTATTCCTGACGGAATGACTTATGATGAGGCCGGCACTCCTGAGGAAGGAGATATTATTCAAACCTTGAATCGCCTCATTGCTGAGTTGAAAGCCAAGCAATTCACAGATGAGGATGAGGCGTTTGCTTTGAAATGTCTGGTTCATCTGATCGGAGACATTCATCAGCCACTTCACGTGGGCAATGGGGAAGACAAAGGAGGCAATGACGTAAAGCTGGAGTATTTCTGGTCATCCTCCAATCTCCACAGAGTATGGGATAGTGGCATTATAGACGGACAGGACTATAGCTATACCGAATATGTAGAATGGTTGGATCACGCTTCCGCAGAAGAAATCAGCGCATGGCAGTCTGCGGGAATATTGGATTGGGCAGCAGAGTCCGTGAGCTACCGGCCACAGATCTATGATCTTCCTGAAAGCAAAAAGATCAGCTATCAGTATGACTATGAAAACCTGGAATTATTGAACAAAAGACTTTTGCAAGCGGGCATTAGGCTTGCTGGCATTTTGAACGAGATCTATGGCTAA
- a CDS encoding DUF4301 family protein: MFSASDLKQISDHQLTQEGINAQIEKFKSGFPPSDLSENIQKGNGLKQLTAEEAESMITFYENNLEGLEIVKFVPASGAASRMFKSLFAFLTDYKGTDAEYEKMVADQGSGSVFTFFKKLDQFAFYEDLRAAYKKATGTSLEEAQLKREYTQILDVLLNEPGMNYGGLPKGLLKFHQYPEGPRTPVEEHMVEGAQYAQDKNGNVKIHFTVSPDHMEKFTAHVSEIQTRYESLFGVKIEVSYSIQKPSTDTIAVDMANEPFRESDGSLLFRPAGHGALLENLNDIDADVIFLKNIDNVVPDKIKTETIRYKKVIAGILLDYQQRIKLALETLDKGEGIEEALSLLQNHLGYRPGQSFGNLTDAQKCDFLAQKLDRPLRICGMVKSEGDTGGGPFWVSGEDGSVSLQVVETAQIDLTNEKQKEIFNQSTHFNPVDVVCGVKDKTGRKYNLLDHRDMNTGFITEKSKDGKDLKAQELPGLWNGSMADWNTVFVEVPAITFNPVKSVNDLLKPEHQGG, from the coding sequence ATGTTTAGCGCATCAGACCTCAAGCAAATTTCAGATCATCAGTTGACCCAGGAGGGGATCAATGCTCAGATAGAAAAATTTAAATCTGGTTTTCCTCCCTCAGACTTATCCGAGAATATTCAGAAGGGAAATGGGCTGAAACAGCTCACTGCAGAGGAAGCGGAAAGCATGATTACATTTTATGAGAACAACCTTGAGGGTTTGGAAATTGTCAAATTCGTGCCCGCCTCCGGTGCTGCCTCTCGAATGTTCAAGTCGCTATTTGCGTTTCTGACGGACTATAAAGGCACAGATGCTGAGTATGAAAAGATGGTTGCGGACCAGGGTTCGGGTTCCGTTTTCACATTTTTCAAGAAGCTAGATCAGTTTGCTTTTTATGAAGACTTAAGAGCCGCTTATAAAAAAGCCACGGGCACGAGCCTGGAAGAGGCACAACTAAAAAGAGAATACACCCAAATCCTGGACGTACTGCTCAATGAGCCCGGGATGAATTATGGAGGACTTCCCAAAGGCCTACTAAAATTTCACCAGTACCCGGAGGGCCCAAGAACTCCAGTGGAAGAGCATATGGTGGAAGGTGCCCAATATGCTCAGGATAAGAATGGGAATGTAAAAATTCACTTTACTGTTTCGCCGGACCATATGGAGAAGTTCACGGCGCATGTTTCCGAAATCCAGACGCGCTATGAATCACTTTTTGGAGTGAAGATTGAAGTGAGTTATAGTATACAAAAACCCTCTACTGACACCATAGCGGTAGACATGGCCAATGAGCCATTTCGCGAGAGTGATGGTTCCTTGCTATTCAGACCGGCGGGTCACGGAGCGTTGCTCGAAAACCTGAACGACATTGATGCGGATGTCATCTTTCTGAAAAACATTGACAATGTGGTTCCTGACAAGATCAAAACTGAAACCATTCGCTATAAAAAAGTAATTGCCGGGATCTTATTGGATTATCAGCAACGAATCAAACTTGCACTGGAGACCCTTGACAAAGGTGAAGGCATAGAGGAAGCATTGAGCTTATTGCAGAATCACCTGGGCTATAGGCCAGGTCAAAGTTTTGGAAATCTGACTGACGCTCAAAAGTGTGACTTTTTAGCTCAAAAACTGGACCGCCCCCTCCGCATCTGTGGTATGGTGAAAAGTGAAGGGGATACCGGAGGCGGTCCCTTCTGGGTATCCGGTGAAGATGGATCAGTATCGTTGCAGGTGGTAGAAACCGCACAGATCGATCTCACCAATGAGAAACAAAAAGAAATATTTAACCAATCCACCCATTTCAACCCAGTGGATGTGGTGTGTGGTGTGAAAGACAAAACAGGCCGAAAATATAACCTGCTGGATCACCGGGACATGAACACCGGGTTTATTACCGAAAAATCCAAAGATGGGAAAGACTTGAAAGCACAGGAACTCCCTGGTCTTTGGAACGGCTCCATGGCAGATTGGAATACCGTCTTTGTGGAAGTACCGGCCATTACCTTTAACCCCGTGAAATCAGTAAATGATTTACTGAAACCGGAGCATCAGGGCGGATAA